Genomic segment of Terriglobia bacterium:
AAATATCGGATACCGTTCCCCAGTACCCGGCGTTGCCTTTTTCCGGATGGATCCGCACACCGGTGTCGCACGGGAAGCGCGGATGTTTGCGGCGGTCTTTGAAATCTACGGCTGCCATAGAGAACTCCTTACCGCATATTGTCCACCCATTAGACGGGGCAAGGACATTACCTAGGAGCAGGTGGTGCAGCGTCCAGGTGGGCGATGTACGAGTGAGTGGGGAAAGCCCGGCCCTTTTTCCGCCGAATCTGGCTTTATTCCACGAACCCAATTCCACGAACCCAATTCGACGAACCAAATATTCGACGAACCAAACGCGACGAATCCGCCTTCTTTTCGCAAGAGCTTCTGCTTCAAGCCGCAAGGCCGCAAATCCGCGGCAGGGACAAGCGCGCTTACATTGCGGCCCGCGTTTCCTTGGGCGGCCCGCTTTCCAGTTGTGCGATCAGCGCTTTGAGTTGCGCCACGATGGCTGCATCGCCAACCCCGGTGAATTCAATGCCCATGCCGCTGCCGGGAAGACTGGTCACCGTCCGGCCGGCGACGGCGGCGGTTGCGCCGCTTTCTGCCTGAGCTTCGGCTCCGCCGTTGTCGCTAATTTGCGTGCGGAAAAACAACATCACGGACGTCCCCGCGGGCAGCGGCGAAACGGTGGAAACAAAGCACCCGCCCAGGCAGATGTCCGCCAGCTTGCCCGGGTAGGACACGCGCTGGTTGTCCGCGCGGACCTCCACCGCCAGTTCACAGGGAAAGCGTGGATGCTTGCGCCGCTCGATAAGGGTCATAGGAGGACTAAGGTTGCGCAACGTATGGTGCTCCTGCTGCCCAAGAAAAGCAATATGGTTAGCGAAGAGTAATCAGGGCCGATTTCTCTGCAATCCTGAGCGGAGCCTCTTCAGAAATTCCATGCCATCCAGACGCGCCCATCCGCGTTTATCCGCGCAAATCCGCGGTAGGTTTTCTTTCTGGTAGAACTAGCGCAGCGCCTCTTCCACTTCGCTCAGCCAGTCCGGACGCTTCAGCACTTCGCGAGGCTTCGGCCCATCGGCCGCGCCTACGATGCCATCTCTCTCCATCAAGTCGATGAGATGCGCAGCGCGTCCGTAGCCGATACGCAACCGCCGCTGCAGCAGAGACGTGGACGCTTTCCCAAACTCGATCACCAGCCGTACGGCGTCCTGGTAAAGCTCGTCCTGCTCGTCGTCGGCGTCATCATCGTCCATGGAGCCAGTGACGGATACCTTTTCTTCTTTCGGCGCCTCCAGGAACTTCTGTTCGTACTGCGCCAAGGCTTGCGAGCGCCAGAATTCCACAACAGCATGAATTTCTTTTTCCGTGGTGAACGGCGCATGCAGACGATGAACGCGCGCCGATCCTGACGGCAAATACAGCATGTCGCCTTTGCCCAGCAGCGACTCAGCGCCATTGGCGTCAAGAATCGTACGCGAATCAATCTTCGTCGCCACGCGGAAGGAAATGCGCGACGGGAAGTTGGCCTTGATCAGCCCGGTGATCACGTCCACCGACGGCCGCTGCGTCGCCAGCACCAGGTGTATGCCCACGGCGCGCGCCATCTGCGCCAGCCGCGTGATGGACTCTTCCACGTTCGATTGGTCCAGCATCATCAGGTCGGCCAGCTCGTCAATAATGATCACAATGTAGGGCAGCGGTTTGTTGTCGGCGTCGTCCTGCTCGTCGAAAAGCCCGGGCGTTTCCCGCTCAAACAGCTTGTTGTACTGCTCAATGTTGCGGACGCCCTTGGCCGCCAGCGCCTTCAACCGGCGCTCCATCTCGCGCACCGCGTTGCGCAGCGCGTTGGCTGCCAGCTTGGGCTCGGTGATAATCGGCACGTACAGGTGCGGCACGCCTTCATAAATTCCCAGCTCCAGCCGCTTGGGGTCCACCAGGATCAGGCGCACCTGCTCCGGCGTCGCCTTATAAAGGATGGACATGATCATGGCGTTGATGGCCACGCTCTTGCCGGAGCCGGTTGAGCCCGCGATCAGCAAGTGCGGCATGGATGCCAGGTCCGCGGTGATGATGCGGCCGTTGATGTCCTTGCCCATGGCCAGCGTGAGCTTGCTCTTGGTGCCGATGAACTCCGCAGCTTCCATCACCTCGCGCAGCCAGATGGTTTCGCGCTCGTGGTTCGGCACCTGAATGCCCACGGTGGATTTGCCCGACATGCGTTCGATCAGGATGCTCTCCGCGCGCATGGCCAGGCACAGATCTTCTGACAGGCTGGTGACGCGGCTGTACTTCACGCCGGCTTCCGGCTTGAATTCATACGTGGTGACCACCGGCCCCGGATTGATCTGCGTGACCGTGCCCAGCACGTCAAATTCCGCGCATTTTTCCGTGAGCACTTCCGCCAGCACTTTCAGCTCTTCTTCATTCACCGCCTGCGAGCCTTCCGCGCGATGCAGCAGGGAAGTGGGCGGCAGCTTGTATCCGCCGGCAATCTTGGGCATCACCGTCTTGCCTTTGCGTTCCAGGTCGGCGCGCGCAGAGACGGCGGGCTCCGGCAAAGCTTCCGTGCCGATGGCGCCGGCTGTTTGTGACGCGGGCAGTTGCGACGCCGCGGCGGGCTGTGGTTCGTCGGCAAATGTGCGCTCGAAGTTGTTCGACGATGCGGGCTGCGCTTGCCGCGAATCTTGCTGTGTCGCGGCTCGCGCGCCGAGCGTCGCGCTGTTTGACGAACCATTCATCGCCGCCGCATTCCCCAGTCCGCCATTTGCAGACACGGCGACCACACGACGATCTGCTCCGCTGCGCCTGTCGGCTTCCTGCTGGCGACGGTCTTTTTCTTGCTGCGCCGCTTGCGCTTTGAGCAATTTCTTCTGCGCGCGTTTTGCCGCGCGGGCCGCGCGCCAATCCTGCAACCTCTGCCATGCCGCCAGCACAAACGCAAAGCGGCTCATAAACCACACGCGTGCCGTGGAGAAAGAAAACGCGGTGGAAAGATACAGCGCCACGGACACCACGGTCGCGCTCACAATGTAAGCGCCCACCAGGTTGAAGTAGTGCAGCAGCACGTCGCCCACAATGCGTCCCAGCAGTCCTTCCAGCGGGACGGCGCCGTGCCAGCGCATCTGCCACGGCAGCAGGGCCAGCAGCGCGGGAGCAAAGATCAGCAGAATCGCCGCGCCCAGGGCCTTGGCGCCGGGCGACGGCACTTCACGCGACCGGAACCAGCGCAAGCCCAGAAAGCCCAGCATCACCGGCATCAGGAAGACGCAGACGCCCATGCTCTGCACTAGCAGGTCGCTGATCACCGAGCCGAACAGGCCAATCCAGTTGCTCACGTGTCCCGCGGCGGCGTTAGAAGCGGAACCGGGGCCGGCGGTGTTGAATGAGGGGTCGGCCGGCGAGTAGCTCGCCAGGGCCAGGAAAAGGAGGGTCGCAGAGGCCAACAACAGGAACCCGATCAGCTCGTTGAGCCGGCGGTTCTTGGTTGGCGTGAAAGCGCGCGTAAGAAACTTCATTGAGGTGTTCCGCCCTTCAATAAGGACTTTATTTCTTTATCCTGTGTATTGAAGTCCAGAGTACACCAGAGCCAGATTATTATGGCAGAAACAAAGGGAAAAATGCGCGGGAATTCGTAGGCCTTTCGAGCTAAGGGGTGCTTAAACATGTTCCTTTGCTGGAAGGGATAAAGTCCGCCACGGAGGCACGGAGACACGGAGATGAGTTTGGGCAGGTAAGACATACCAGGGATTAACGCGGATCAGGACGACGAGATGATACGATTCGAATCATCAGCGCACGTCCGGTGACGCGGCGCGAGCTAGAGTTTTATGAAGAAAACTGACCGCAATGCGAATGGCGATATGCGCCCCGAGTATGACTTGGCCCGGATGAAGGGCGGCGTAAGGGGCAAGTATGTAAAGCGGCTGCGCGAGCGGACCAATATTGTGGTGCTGGAGCCGGAAGTTGCCGAAGCTTTTCCCAATGAACAGGCCGTGAACCAGGCCCTGCGCGGAGTCTTGAATACCACACGGGCCGTCCGTCGCACCGGCGGACTGGCGAATAAGGATCTGCATTCGCCTACTCCCAGGCGGCGTAAGAAGACGGAACCACGCCGGAGGGGCGGGAGGTAAGAGGTACGGCAGTTCCTTTTGGCTGACGATGATCAGTTCACACGGGCGGGACTGCTTTTCGCCTGGGCTCGAAATATATATTGTGGGTTGCCTGAGCAAAATGTTCGAGCGAAATTGCGCTTGCTTGAATCTCGAATTCCTTTGCGGTGCGTTCGTACACGAAGTAGGGCTCAAGTTCTCTGTCCGAAAGCAGGATCACTCTCCTGCGATGCTCTGGCTGGGCCGCTCGGCAACGGATCACCTCTTCAGGCGTGAATGACGTGGTCTTGGCAAATATTATGTAAGTCGTAAACCTCTTACCTTGCAATGCGTCTGCCACGCGCCGGAGGTTGTCGACATCTTGTTCCGTGATTTCATCATTAGTTTTTGCTTCGCCAATTGCAAGATGTACTTTGTCATCATATCCCGCGGCAACAACCACAACGTCTGTCTCGCAAGCATTAATCAGGGCCGTGACTGGCACGAGGGACATGCCGGTAGCGAAGATATGTTCCGTGCTTAAAACCGTATCAATCTGCTGCAAGGTTAACGCAACGGGAATACTGCCCTCCTGGTGGTTCTCTTTGCCAAAGAGACCTGAGCGCCGGAATGCCCAGTCTCGGTCGCGAAGGAGCGGCGTGATGTTGAATTCGGTTCCACAGTATTCACACTCAGTCTCTGTCGCAACCTCGTCTAAAGACAGCCAAAAACTAAGCTCACAGTTTGGGCATTTGAGATTCAAGCCAACACGGAACACTCCGTTCTTGAGAAGGTAAGTAAACGCGTCTTCTGGTTTGAGTTTTCTCTTTTCGCGGGCCTCGATGTACAGACTCTCGTAATCTTCAAATCGTGGCTGGTGTGTGACCGGGTCATTCTGCCCGATAATCTGAATCGCTCCTGATCTGGTGAAGGGCTGCAATGGGCCATACTGTTCAATCAGCTCTCGGATTCCGCGAATCTTGAACACTCGGCATCCCTGTAGCCCTCCCATTTGCCGTATCAGCCGACCCGCTATGAGACCGGCCTGACTTGGCACTGCTGTGATCCCGAACGCTTCGAACATCTTGGTGATCAGTTGGCGCGGCGGTAGGGCATTTATGTGTAAGTTGTTGCTCGTGACTTCGGTGATAATCCCAAGTCCGTCCCGCTGAGACCGAGCTACGTTCCATCTAAAGTGAGCATTCCGTCCGTAATACTCGTTTATCTCCGGAATAAATGGGAAATGAAAGCTAGGTTCATCCTTGCCCGATAATGCGTAAGGGTGGACGGTCACGACCACATGCTGATTGTGAAACTCGCGTTCATCGTAAAATGGCTTTTTGGGCAATTGGAAATGGGCGGACGGCACCGGCGTGCCGCTTGACACGGAGGCGAGCAAAGACTGTTGCTCCTCAATATGCATCGTGGCAGGTAGGACGTTGAGTCCATTCCACGTCGCATCCGTTACTGCGCACTGGAGTACTCTTGGTCCGAAATTCAAATCGGCGAGAGGTATATTGCCCTCTTGCCAGACTGCGACGGCATTCCTGAATCCGACCGGGTCTTCTGGTCGCTCATTTAACTTAGCCACCCAAGAGTCTTTAAACGTTCGTAGACGACCATCGTAAATTGGATCATAAAAAACCAGCTCTATATCCGAAGCGCGTAAATTCCAAAAGTTTACAATGTCGGAAAACGAACCTGCACTGCCTAAATAGACACCTGGGTCTCGCCGGTTTGGGGCGCGATCCCATTCAAGTCGATGGGCACAAATTCCAGAGGGGAATAGGACGTTATAGACTTCGTGCGGAACAGGCATTTCAGGGGCAATCTTGACGGCCTCGGCTTTGAGATTTCTTAAGACGAAGTCACGATAGTCCTTACCAATTTCTGCGGTTGTTGGATAGGATCCAAACGTTGCAAGTAACATGTCGCCAAGCGGATCATCTGGCTCCCACTCGAAAACCTTTGCTGAGATCTGCGGGATATCCTTGTCCTTTACGAACTCTTCAAACAAGTGACGCACTGGGTGGTAGATGTCCACGAAGGTTGCCAATTTGCCGCGCATGCCATCAATGAAGAGTTGTCTGTGGAGCTCAGGCCATGGTAGATGGGGAAAACGTGCAATAAAATTGGTTAGAGTATTGTCGTCGGAAGCCGCGTAGAGAGCATCAACATGGAACACCTCAATAAGTTGGTCGGCCAGATTAGTGTTGGCAGCAATAGGAATAATTGGGTTGTAGCGCCCTCCCCAGAGAGTATGAGTGAGGCGCAAGACTTTTCTGACATCTTCTAGATTGCCCTGACGCACGCACCAGCCGAAGCGCACAGGTCGATATCCCACCCGCAGATTAAGCGTATCCATAGCCCATAATCATAACCAAAGGCGAAGGCTGAGTTCCTCCGGAAAGGTCATAGAAGGACTATCTCCTCGCCGTACGGCCGTCGCGGGTTCGCAGGCGGAACGGATTAGACATAAGATATCTGCTGTGCAATGGAGCGTACGAAATGGCATATTGGCGAATGCAACTACATCCGGCCGAACCGGGCGAATCAATAAAACACTGTGTCGAGAGTCTCGCTGCTGGATATATTGGCTTGGATTTCAGCGCGGAAGTAGGCGACTTGATGCAGACTACAAAAGAGAAACTGCCGGAAAAGCAAAAAGACTACTGGGCATTTGCCCACGACATGAAAGTGGGAGATAGAGTGCTTGTGATCGCTCATCACTTTCCTTTTGCTCTAGCGAGGATTGCAGGTGAATACAACTATGTCCGACGGTTTGCTCCGGAAATTGGTGTATGGTTCCGGCATTTCCGCAAAGTTGACGAAGTTCATTTTTACGCGGATGTTAAGACAGACGTCCGCAAGTGGGATCAGCTGAAAATGACAGACACGATTTCGCCTTTGCACAATCAATCGTCTCAGTCTTATGAACTAATCGAGGAATGGCTGCAAAGGCTCGGTCAAAGCTGATGCATGTCGCTCCACTCCGTTCCGCGACAGCCTGCGGCAGCAAGGAATGATCTTTCTGAGCTTCTTTTCGCGGCCATGAATGGCCGCGCTTCCACCGGGGACTTTTCTCAACAAGCGGCATGTGAATGGCTGCGCGAAAATGAACACCTCCTCAAAGTTGCTTTGTCAAGATGTACTACTTCGTGCTGTATTCTCTTCTAGAAATCGGTTAAAATAAGCAAGCCAGTCCCAGGGCTGGAGAAGTGTAGGTCTTTGAAAACAGAAGCACTTGGCAATTAACAATTGGCAACTAGCCGAAAGACCCTGTTGCATTGCGGATGTCGCGGAGAATCAGTAGGTTAGGAAGAAATTTACTGATCGGTAAACAGTTGGGTGACCGTTGGGTCGAATGGAATAACTCCCTTTGTTTGCAACAAACGTACAGAGGGAGGGTGGGGGTGGAGTTACCAGATGGTCGTTGGCGATGGAGTTAAACAGGAATCGCCGGGATCGCCGACACCTCACCCCAGCCCGCGCAAAACCGGCGCAGTCCGGGGACCCCGACATCGCGCGTGATCGGCGTGATCGGAAAACCAAGGGTCACCGCAGAGAATGCGGAGATCGCAAAAGGGGAAGACACCGGGCGGGGCACCGGTGCCACACGAGTATCGCTGGGGATGGACTGGGGATGAGTCGAGTAAACCCTTTAGAATCCTAGTTGAGGGTAGAGAGGGTAGCCCCTTTTCAATCCGAACGACCTCTTTCAGCTCTTCCTACGCGGCGGAGCGACAAGAAACGAGCAACGCTGTACACTCGCAGCCGGACTCCACCCATGACTGAACCCGATGTAGCTCTTACCGACTATGCGGTGGCGCTGGAATGCGCCTACTTCGCCTATTCTCTTTGGCGGATGCGAAAGGGCCGGGAGCCGGTCTCCTTCTGGTTCATCACGGCTTTTCTCGCAACCGGCGTAGCGGGGCTGGCCGGGGGCACCGTGCACGGCTTTTTCAACCAGCCAGGATCAGTTGGACACGGGATACTCTGGCCTCTGGGCCTGGTGATGATCGGCGTGGCGGCGTTGGCGTTTGCGAACATCGCGGCAACTCTGCGCTTTACCGGAGGGGCGGTTCTGGCCATCTCTCGCGCCGCGTTCTTCCTGTTTCTTGTCTATTGTGTGGCGATTTTGTTTTTTAATGACCGGTTCGTGGTTGCTATTGTAGCCTACCTGCCGGCTGTGCTCTTCCTGGGCTGGGTGTTTTTCGATCAATATCGCCAGACCAGGCGGGCGGCGTTCGCCTGGGGATTGGCCGGCATCGGCATCACGCTTCTGGCCGCGGTTGTTCAGCAGGCCAGGATCGCGCTGCATCCGCGCTATTTCAATCACAATGCTGTGTACCACACGCTCCAGGCCGCGGGGTTGTTCATGATCTTCCTTACAGCGCGCGATTGCAGCAAACAGAAACAGACAAACGCCTGCGCGGAACGACCTAAGACCGCATCACCCACACCAGCACCGCGATCCCCACGATGATCCTGTACACCGCGAACGGCGCGAACCCGCGCTTGCGCACCCAGTTCATAAACCAGGCCACCACCGCCCAGGCCACGAAGAATGACACCACGAATCCGATGACCAGCACGACCCATTCGTGCGAGTTCATCGGCATGCGGCCCAGCGGTTCGCCGCCGTGTTTGGGATGCAGCGTTCGCAGCATGTCGTAACCGGTGGCCGCAACCATGGTGGGGATGGAGAGGAAGAAAGAAAACTCCAGCGCCGATGGGCGTGACATCCCGGCGAGCTGTCCCGCGGCAATGGTGGACATGGACCGCGAGGTCCCCGGGAACACCGCCGACGCAATCTGGCACACGCCGATCCACACCGCCTGAAACACCGTCATCTCTTCCACGTGTTCGGTTTTAAAGCGCCCGCCTTCGCGCCCGCCCGCGCGTGGCGTGCCGAACATGGCGTCCACAATCCACATGACGATGCCGCCCACCAGCAGCGACCAGCCCATCACCGTCAGGCTCTCCAGATGTTTGCCGATCACCTTGGTCAGCAGGTACGCGGGCCCGGCGGTGCACACAAACGCGATCATCACCAGCGTCAGCGGATGGTTGAGCGCGGTGCGGTCGTTGTTTTCGCCTTGCGGGAACGTTGCCAGGAACTTGGAGATGCGCGCGCGAAAGTAAATCGGCAGGCAGAGGATGGCGCCCAGCTGGATCACGATGGAATACATCTTCCAGAACGGGTCGTCCAAGTGGATGTTGAGCAGCGCTTCGCTGATGCGCAGGTGCGCGGTGGAGCTCACCGGGAGAAACTCCGTGAGTCCTTCCACCACGCCTAGAAATATTGACAGGAGATATTCGTGCAAAAAGTTTCCTCCGGTTGGATGGCGGTGCGCACGCGACTAGCGGCCAAAGCTTCTGCCCGTCAAGTCCGCGGGGACGTTCTGTTGCAGCGCGTAAATCAAGGCCCGGGCGCGCGGCCCCCAATCGCTCTCCACCGACTTCGCCGCCAGTTCGGTGGCAATGTCGATGCCCTTTTTTCTGGCTTTCTCGCTCTTGTCCTGCTGGTGCGCGGTGCGGAACATCTCCACCAGAGCGGCTTGCCGCCAGGCGGCGTTGTACAGGGCCTCCGCCGCTTTGGGCGATTCCGGATGCTCATGCGCGTAATGCTCGTACATGTCAGATTCTTTTTCCGGACACCTGACGTCGTCTTTCCATTCGCCACACAGCTTGTTGTCAATCAGGTCGTACGACGCCAGGTCCGCCCACCGGGTGTGGGGAAATTTCTTGATGAGCTCTTTCATCACGTCATCTTCAATCTCCGTGCGCAAGCTGGCGTCACGTTCGCGCGAAGAAGGCCGCGTCATCACGCCGGCTTTTTCCAGTTGCCACCGGATGTCGGCGGCGCGCCACAACGCTTCCCCCGCCAGCGGCGAGTTGGGAAAATATTCCTGCATGCGATAGTACAGCCGCATGGCGTCTTCCGCGGCATGGCGGCGACCGCCCCGCTGTTCGGCCTGGTTCTCAGAGTCCACGGCTTCGCCAAAAATGATCTGGTCGCCGTTGGGCGTGGCGTTGGTGATGACCATGCGGCTTTCCACCCAGCCGCTGACTTCACGCGGCTCCATGCGGGCCGTGTCCACCACTACCAGCACCTGCGCCCAGTCTTTGCCGTCAACGGTGGAGCGTGCTATCACCAACAGAACGTCGCGCCCGCGCGATGCCATGGCCACTTTTTGCGAGGTGGCGTCCGGCGCCACGTACATGGGAACTTCCTGGATCAACGTGCCGTGTTCTTTGTCCGCGGCCTGCGCCGGCGAGGTCAGCATGGCGATGGCGATGGCAATACTCAACAACAGCGGCCATCGAACTTGCTTGCCGCGCGTTCGCGAATTTGCTTTTCGGAGAACCATCTGTGCGCCGCTCATTGCGACAACCCGTAGACGGAAATATTCTGTTGCAGCTTGTACAACAGGCTGGCGGCCCGCGTTTTCCACTCGGGTTGAAGCTGGCTGGCCAGCTCCTGCGTCAAGGCCATGGCCCGGTTGCGCGCGGCAGTGCTGCTGGCGGGCTGGCCTTGGATGCGGAAGATGTCCGCCAGCGCGGCTTGCCGCCACGCCGCGTTGTACAGCGCTTCCGCCGCTTTGGGCGACCGCGGATGCTCCCGCGCGTACAGCTCGTACGCTGTGCTTTCTTTCAGCGGACAGTCAGCCAGTCCTCGCCATTCCGGACACATTTTGTTTTCCAGGAGATCATAGGCAGCCAGGTCCGCCCACTTGCTTCCCGGGAATTTCTGGATCACCGCCTGCATCAGCTTTTCGTCCACCGGCGCTTGTCCTTTGGCCTTGGCCCGGTCCAGTTGCCAGCGGATGTCGGCAAAGCGGAAGGTAGCTTCACCGGTCAGCGGCGAGTTGGGAAAATATTCAGCAACGCGCTGGTAGAGACGAAGCGCGTCCTCGGCTGCGCCTCTGCGCCCGCGAGGCCGTTCTGCTTCCTGCTCCGCGTTGACGGCTTCGCCGTAGATGATCTGGTCGGCGTTCATGGTCGCCGCCGTGACCACCGCCGTTGCCGGCAGCCATCCTGTCACCTGGCGGGAGTTTTCTCCTTGTGTAAGGGTGACGAATATTTTCATCCAGGTCTGGTTGCCGTCAGCGTTTTTGCGCTCCAGCACCACCAGGTCGCGGCCGCGTTCCACCTGCGCAATTCTTTCTGCACTTGTCGCCGGCGAAGAGTAGAGCGAAGCTTCGCGGATGAGCGTGGCATGCTCGTTGTCGGCCGCCGCGGCGCTCAGCGCGAAGAGTCCGGTGGCCAGCAGCGCGGCAAGTTTCGCGGACCAGGCACAGCCCGGCACACATCGCACCCCAATTCGGAAGCATTTCATGCGCATCCTACAAGGCACCTTGAAGAATATCTTTAAAAAGCTGTGGCTCCATATTACCGCCACTCACCACTGCAACAGTAGTGCCCGGAGGAATTTCATCGGCGTGGAACATGGCCGCCGCCGTGGTCACCGCTCCGCTGGGCTCGGCCAGGATTCGTCCCGCGAACAGCAAGTGCCGCATGGCTTGCTTGATCTCGTCTTCCTTCACCGCCACGATCGCGTCCACATATTTGCGCACGTGCGCGAAGGTGATGTCGCCCAGGCTCACCGACCGCAAGCCATCCGCCAGCGTTTTCGCGGCATCCTCGGCTTTCGTTTTCTGGATCGTCCCTGTGCGCAGGCTTTCGCGCGCGTCCGCGGCAAACTCCGGCTCCACGCCAATCACCTTGATCTTGGGGTTGGACTCCTTGATCGCCGTGGCCACGCCGCTGATCAACCCTCCGCCGCCCACCGGGACCAGCACCACTTCCACGTTGGGCATGTCTTCCAGGATTTCCAGCGCCATCGTCCCTTGGCCGGCGATGATCTTTTCGTCGTTATACGGAGGCACGGCAATCAGTCCGCGTTCTTTTTCCAGCTCTTCGGCTTTCCTGATCCGCTCTTCGCTCGCCGGCCCAACCAGTACAATCTCTGCGCCCAGCGCGCGTGTGGCGTCCAGCTTTACTTTCGGCGCGTTGCTGGGCATCACGATGGTCGCCTTCACGCCCAGCGCCCGCGCCGCAAATGCTACGCCCTGCGCGTGATTGCCGCTGGAGTGGGCGACAACGCCGCGCTGCCGCTGTTCCGGCGTGAGCGACGATATCTTGTTGTAAGCGCCCCGCAACTTGAATGAGCCAACCGGCTGCAGGTTCTCCGGCTTCAGGAAAATCTGGCGGCCGTCGGGCAGCTGGCACGCCACCAGCGGCGTGCGCACCGCCACCCCGCGCAGCAACGTGCGTGCTTGTTGGATGTCCTGGAGGGTCACCATGGTTGGATTCTTCAGTAGCATTGTCTATGTTAAATGATGACTCTCAATGCGCCTGCTGCATATTGGATGCAGGAGGAACGCTAGCAACAAGAATCCCCTAAAATTATTTTCAAATCGTTTACCATTCCTTTTTGCAGAAAACCCTGACCGGAGCCCCATGGACGTCCACCTGATTGACGGCACCTACGAGCTGTTCCGCTACTTTTTCGCCGTGCCCTCGGCGAAAGATGCCAGCGGACAGGAGATCGGCGCCGTGCGTGGCGTGTTGACTTCCGTCCTGTCCATGATCGAGCAGGGCGCAACCCATCTGGGCGTGGCCACCGACCACGTTGTGGAATCGTTTCGCAACGATCTCTATCCTGGATACAAAACCAGTGAAGGCGTGGACCCGGAGCTGCTCTCGCAGTTCCCGATTCTGGAGGAAGCGCTGGAAGCCATGGGTGTTATGGTCTGGCCCATGGTGGAATTTGAAGCCGACGACGCGCTCGCCTCTGCCGCCGCCAAAGCCGCGAAGGACAGCTCCGCAAGGAAAGTCTTCATCTGCACGCCAGACAAAGACCTGAGCCAGTGTGTCGCCGGCACGCGCGTCGTCCAGCTCGACCGCCGTCGTGAGATCGTGCGCGATGAATCGGGCGTCGTGGAAAAGTTCGGCGTGGGGCCCCGGTCCATTCCCGACTACCTGGCCGTGGTCGGTGACAGCGCCGACGGCTTCCCCGGCATTCCCGGATGGGGCGCCAAGGCCGCGGCCCTCGCTCTGTCTCA
This window contains:
- a CDS encoding PilZ domain-containing protein, with product MTLIERRKHPRFPCELAVEVRADNQRVSYPGKLADICLGGCFVSTVSPLPAGTSVMLFFRTQISDNGGAEAQAESGATAAVAGRTVTSLPGSGMGIEFTGVGDAAIVAQLKALIAQLESGPPKETRAAM
- a CDS encoding DNA translocase FtsK encodes the protein MKFLTRAFTPTKNRRLNELIGFLLLASATLLFLALASYSPADPSFNTAGPGSASNAAAGHVSNWIGLFGSVISDLLVQSMGVCVFLMPVMLGFLGLRWFRSREVPSPGAKALGAAILLIFAPALLALLPWQMRWHGAVPLEGLLGRIVGDVLLHYFNLVGAYIVSATVVSVALYLSTAFSFSTARVWFMSRFAFVLAAWQRLQDWRAARAAKRAQKKLLKAQAAQQEKDRRQQEADRRSGADRRVVAVSANGGLGNAAAMNGSSNSATLGARAATQQDSRQAQPASSNNFERTFADEPQPAAASQLPASQTAGAIGTEALPEPAVSARADLERKGKTVMPKIAGGYKLPPTSLLHRAEGSQAVNEEELKVLAEVLTEKCAEFDVLGTVTQINPGPVVTTYEFKPEAGVKYSRVTSLSEDLCLAMRAESILIERMSGKSTVGIQVPNHERETIWLREVMEAAEFIGTKSKLTLAMGKDINGRIITADLASMPHLLIAGSTGSGKSVAINAMIMSILYKATPEQVRLILVDPKRLELGIYEGVPHLYVPIITEPKLAANALRNAVREMERRLKALAAKGVRNIEQYNKLFERETPGLFDEQDDADNKPLPYIVIIIDELADLMMLDQSNVEESITRLAQMARAVGIHLVLATQRPSVDVITGLIKANFPSRISFRVATKIDSRTILDANGAESLLGKGDMLYLPSGSARVHRLHAPFTTEKEIHAVVEFWRSQALAQYEQKFLEAPKEEKVSVTGSMDDDDADDEQDELYQDAVRLVIEFGKASTSLLQRRLRIGYGRAAHLIDLMERDGIVGAADGPKPREVLKRPDWLSEVEEALR
- a CDS encoding threonine/serine dehydratase, which gives rise to MVTLQDIQQARTLLRGVAVRTPLVACQLPDGRQIFLKPENLQPVGSFKLRGAYNKISSLTPEQRQRGVVAHSSGNHAQGVAFAARALGVKATIVMPSNAPKVKLDATRALGAEIVLVGPASEERIRKAEELEKERGLIAVPPYNDEKIIAGQGTMALEILEDMPNVEVVLVPVGGGGLISGVATAIKESNPKIKVIGVEPEFAADARESLRTGTIQKTKAEDAAKTLADGLRSVSLGDITFAHVRKYVDAIVAVKEDEIKQAMRHLLFAGRILAEPSGAVTTAAAMFHADEIPPGTTVAVVSGGNMEPQLFKDILQGAL
- a CDS encoding flap endonuclease, with amino-acid sequence MDVHLIDGTYELFRYFFAVPSAKDASGQEIGAVRGVLTSVLSMIEQGATHLGVATDHVVESFRNDLYPGYKTSEGVDPELLSQFPILEEALEAMGVMVWPMVEFEADDALASAAAKAAKDSSARKVFICTPDKDLSQCVAGTRVVQLDRRREIVRDESGVVEKFGVGPRSIPDYLAVVGDSADGFPGIPGWGAKAAALALSQYPHLEDIPKDWQAWHPSIKRARALSESLFGAWDDALLFRTLATLRLDVPVFNTVDDLRWQGPRPMFAEHAQRLKAPDLLRRVLAAKY
- a CDS encoding undecaprenyl-diphosphate phosphatase; translated protein: MHEYLLSIFLGVVEGLTEFLPVSSTAHLRISEALLNIHLDDPFWKMYSIVIQLGAILCLPIYFRARISKFLATFPQGENNDRTALNHPLTLVMIAFVCTAGPAYLLTKVIGKHLESLTVMGWSLLVGGIVMWIVDAMFGTPRAGGREGGRFKTEHVEEMTVFQAVWIGVCQIASAVFPGTSRSMSTIAAGQLAGMSRPSALEFSFFLSIPTMVAATGYDMLRTLHPKHGGEPLGRMPMNSHEWVVLVIGFVVSFFVAWAVVAWFMNWVRKRGFAPFAVYRIIVGIAVLVWVMRS